GCCCGTCCACCCCGGCCGGAACCGTGTACTCGAACAGCGAATAGGCGTCGTGGGTGGACGCGCCGTCCGCCTTCAGCGTGATGCCGAGCCCGATCGCTGCGATCGCGTGTCCCTCACGCGAGGGCAGCAGGTAGCCACCACCGAGAGTCATCGTCGTCTCCTCAGGTCGCCGCACCGACAGGTCGTCGGTATGCCAGGGATCACAGCATTGGTGCCGGGGGCGCGCAGTGCAAGCATCCGTCCCGCTCACCGGGACCGGGCCTGTTCGGTGCGGGTCAGCGTCGGTGCGAGTAGGCCCGGGACGCGGCCGCCGCGGCGAGCCGGACCGCCGGACCGATCCGGTCCGCGCGCACCAGGCCGGTCGGGCCGGTCACCGACAGGGCCGCCACCACCTCGCCGAGCGGTCCGAAGATCGGGGCGCCCACGCAGCTGACGCCGATGTTGCCCTCCTCGCGTTCGACCGCCCAGCCCCGGGACGGGATCGCGGTCAGCTCGCGCATGACCGCGACCGGGCTGGTGAGGGTGCGCGGCGTCCTGGCCGGCAGGTCGGCGCCCAGGACCGCCTCGACGGTCCCGGTGTCGCTGTAGGCGAGAATCGCACGGCCCAGGGCCGAGCAGTAGGCCGGGACGCTGCCGCCGACTTGGGAGAGCATCGGCATCGGCCGGTGCCCGGTGATCTTCTCGACGACCAGAACCTGTGTTCCCTTCAGGACGCCGAGCTGCACCGTCGTCCTGGTCGCG
The Streptacidiphilus albus JL83 genome window above contains:
- a CDS encoding IclR family transcriptional regulator, which gives rise to MSPAERDSDRAQGSLSGLDRAAAILGAFDAEHRELTLAALVDRCGLPRSTTHRTADRMIRLGWLDKPRDRYRIGNRLFELSGLAPIRHELRESVLPFLQDLHNATRTTVQLGVLKGTQVLVVEKITGHRPMPMLSQVGGSVPAYCSALGRAILAYSDTGTVEAVLGADLPARTPRTLTSPVAVMRELTAIPSRGWAVEREEGNIGVSCVGAPIFGPLGEVVAALSVTGPTGLVRADRIGPAVRLAAAAASRAYSHRR